A region from the Flavobacterium enshiense genome encodes:
- a CDS encoding T9SS type A sorting domain-containing protein has product MIKKLALIIILLTTSISLAQNCLMSGVTFNSQSQINNFSTNYPGCTHIGGNVTINNISNLSGLSQVTSISGNLTIEFNSSLTNLDGLNNLTTIGGSLSIRDNNTLTNINGLNNIQNINNDLQIQGNPMLSSLNGLNNLSNVNRDFIIRVNNSLTNLQGLNSLNSIGRFFNIEINSGLSSLSGLENLTNVYRLFISDNDNLTNLNGLNNLTTVNENLHLFGNDNLLTLNGLENLVTINGMARIGSCNSLPNLAGLSGLTTIGNAFEITNNYNMINLQGVSNLASIGNTLYISQCHFLQNLIGLENLTNLNHTSLTVSYCDNLTSLNGIQNINYSTISYVNIYLNNSLAMCAVQSICDYLANNNSNTDIQSNAPGCNSRSVVTAMCASLSIDENYNLSKFILYPNPTHEKININIQSDCKMNIYNSIGQHLKEINLLSGLNEINLDFLLSGIYFFKTEDGNMMKVIKQ; this is encoded by the coding sequence GTGATCAAGAAATTAGCATTAATAATAATATTACTAACAACATCAATTAGTTTAGCGCAAAACTGCTTAATGAGTGGAGTTACATTCAATTCTCAATCACAAATAAATAATTTCTCAACAAATTATCCAGGGTGTACTCATATTGGAGGAAATGTAACAATAAATAACATTTCTAATCTTTCTGGATTATCTCAGGTAACTTCGATTTCTGGAAATCTTACTATCGAATTTAATTCATCTTTAACAAATTTAGATGGACTAAATAATTTGACTACTATTGGAGGTAGTTTATCAATAAGGGACAATAATACACTAACTAATATTAATGGTTTAAATAATATTCAAAATATTAATAATGATTTACAAATCCAAGGAAATCCAATGTTATCATCTTTGAATGGTTTAAATAATTTATCTAATGTAAATAGAGATTTTATTATTAGGGTAAACAATTCTTTAACAAACCTTCAAGGCTTAAACAGTTTAAATTCAATAGGGCGTTTTTTTAATATCGAAATTAACAGTGGGCTTTCCAGTTTATCAGGATTGGAAAACCTTACAAATGTTTATAGATTATTCATATCTGATAACGATAATCTTACTAATCTTAATGGACTTAATAATCTTACAACTGTTAATGAGAATTTACATCTATTTGGAAATGATAATTTGTTAACATTAAACGGATTAGAAAATCTCGTAACCATTAATGGAATGGCGAGAATTGGGTCATGTAATTCATTACCAAATCTAGCAGGATTAAGTGGTTTGACTACAATTGGAAATGCTTTCGAAATTACCAACAATTACAATATGATAAATTTACAAGGTGTAAGTAATTTAGCATCTATCGGGAATACTTTATACATTTCACAATGCCATTTTCTTCAAAACCTTATTGGATTGGAAAACCTTACAAATTTAAATCATACCTCATTAACAGTGTCATATTGTGATAATTTGACAAGTTTAAATGGTATTCAAAACATTAATTATAGTACTATTAGCTATGTTAATATTTATCTAAATAATTCATTGGCAATGTGCGCAGTTCAAAGTATATGTGATTATCTTGCAAACAATAACTCAAATACAGATATACAATCAAACGCCCCAGGTTGCAATAGTCGATCGGTGGTTACAGCAATGTGTGCAAGTCTTTCAATTGATGAAAATTACAATTTATCGAAATTTATTCTTTATCCAAATCCAACGCATGAAAAAATAAATATAAATATACAATCAGATTGCAAAATGAATATTTATAACTCTATTGGACAACATCTAAAAGAAATAAACTTATTGAGTGGATTAAATGAAATAAATCTTGATTTTTTATTGTCAGGAATTTACTTTTTTAAGACTGAAGATGGAAATATGATGAAAGTGATAAAACAATAA
- a CDS encoding helix-turn-helix domain-containing protein has product METTRKQPCRKNEYQKISFDLKLSIIDEINNGQISVNYAAKKYGISRSSIDYWRKKLSNFTSKSKAMSKNDEIKKLRERIEELEFIKDFQQDIIADFEVTTGLDIAKKSLPETLVKEIEKKKRNLLK; this is encoded by the coding sequence ATGGAAACAACAAGAAAACAACCCTGCCGAAAAAATGAGTATCAGAAAATCAGTTTTGATCTCAAACTTTCCATCATTGACGAAATTAATAATGGACAAATCTCTGTAAACTATGCTGCCAAAAAGTATGGCATTTCTCGAAGTTCCATTGACTATTGGAGAAAGAAATTATCTAACTTTACATCCAAATCCAAAGCAATGAGCAAGAACGACGAGATTAAAAAACTAAGAGAACGTATAGAAGAACTGGAATTTATTAAAGACTTCCAACAAGACATCATTGCTGATTTTGAAGTAACCACAGGACTGGATATCGCAAAAAAGTCGTTGCCCGAAACATTAGTAAAAGAGATAGAGAAAAAGAAAAGAAACCTTTTAAAGTAA
- a CDS encoding IS3 family transposase → MSKQAYYKRIKADKQREEQVIVIKELIAPIRKKQTRYGGRKLYLDIKDDLEKRDIKMGRDNFFRFLKTHQLLVKKTKQFHITTDSKHFFYKSPNRIKNITPTHAEQIWVSDITYLKTQEKHAYLALVTDIYSKKIMGFKLDTNMKATLVKDALQMALKNRMHKHQNIIHHSDRGIQYCCPEFSEFAQNNGMLLSTTQQYDPYENAVAERINGILKYEFGLLKTLPNLVLAQKMIKQAVNTYNNERRHYSLDMKTPEFAHKNQMHKYKFYNLN, encoded by the coding sequence ATATCCAAACAAGCTTATTATAAACGAATCAAAGCTGATAAACAGCGAGAAGAACAAGTTATTGTAATTAAAGAACTCATTGCGCCTATCAGGAAAAAACAAACCCGGTACGGTGGAAGAAAACTGTACCTGGACATTAAAGATGATTTGGAAAAGAGGGATATAAAAATGGGAAGAGATAACTTTTTTAGGTTCTTGAAAACACATCAGTTATTGGTTAAGAAAACTAAGCAATTCCATATCACAACCGATTCCAAACATTTTTTCTATAAATCGCCAAACCGAATTAAGAACATCACTCCTACTCACGCGGAACAGATCTGGGTCAGCGATATAACCTACCTTAAAACACAAGAAAAACACGCTTATTTGGCTTTGGTAACAGACATCTATTCCAAGAAAATAATGGGGTTCAAACTCGATACGAATATGAAAGCTACATTAGTGAAAGATGCTCTTCAAATGGCTTTAAAAAACAGAATGCATAAACATCAAAACATCATTCATCACAGCGACAGGGGAATACAGTATTGCTGTCCCGAGTTCTCCGAATTCGCGCAAAACAACGGCATGTTACTCAGTACAACCCAGCAATACGACCCTTATGAAAACGCAGTAGCGGAGAGGATTAACGGAATTTTGAAATATGAGTTTGGTTTATTAAAAACATTACCTAATTTAGTCTTGGCTCAGAAAATGATTAAACAGGCGGTAAACACATACAATAATGAAAGAAGGCACTACAGCTTAGATATGAAAACACCTGAGTTTGCACACAAAAATCAAATGCATAAATACAAATTTTACAACCTGAATTAA
- a CDS encoding DUF4886 domain-containing protein — protein sequence MKNILLILITLQIISCNSQQKDTAEKINVLFIGNSLTYFYDMPQTVQKMLNETEPNIKIEQSTFPGMSLTGHLSDIITSRTENGISTRKKEEGEKTETEIKIAEKQWDIVILQTGTISVLITENRELKTNKAISDIKKLVSNTNCRFILFNTWPLKNEYPKQYCYPASQIDKSIKKDKCCSPVLESLEQEVKIINEAYDLVAKENDLIKSDNGNKFYEVRTKYPEIELYEDDSHPNKYGAFLNACIFYQMLSNKKVSNLKYNGEIEPKTAKLLKKIAE from the coding sequence ATGAAAAACATTCTACTAATTTTAATAACACTACAAATCATTAGCTGTAATTCGCAACAAAAAGATACAGCGGAAAAAATAAATGTGTTATTTATTGGAAATAGCTTGACATATTTCTACGATATGCCGCAGACAGTCCAAAAAATGCTTAATGAAACAGAACCAAATATAAAAATTGAACAAAGCACGTTTCCTGGAATGTCATTAACTGGTCATTTATCTGACATAATAACATCAAGAACAGAAAATGGAATTAGCACAAGAAAAAAAGAAGAGGGAGAAAAAACAGAAACAGAAATCAAGATTGCTGAGAAACAATGGGATATTGTCATTTTACAAACTGGAACTATAAGTGTTTTAATCACCGAAAATCGTGAACTAAAAACGAATAAGGCAATTTCAGATATTAAGAAATTGGTTTCTAATACCAACTGTAGATTTATACTTTTCAATACTTGGCCATTAAAAAACGAATATCCCAAACAATATTGCTATCCAGCAAGTCAAATTGACAAATCAATAAAAAAGGACAAATGTTGCTCACCTGTTCTTGAAAGTTTAGAACAAGAGGTTAAGATAATTAATGAGGCTTATGATTTGGTTGCCAAAGAAAATGACCTCATAAAATCGGATAACGGAAATAAATTTTATGAAGTACGGACAAAATATCCTGAAATTGAACTTTACGAAGACGATAGCCATCCGAATAAGTATGGTGCTTTTTTAAATGCCTGTATTTTTTACCAAATGCTGTCTAATAAAAAAGTATCTAATTTAAAATACAACGGAGAAATTGAACCTAAAACAGCTAAATTACTTAAAAAAATTGCAGAATAA
- a CDS encoding DUF2268 domain-containing putative Zn-dependent protease (predicted Zn-dependent protease with a strongly conserved HExxH motif) — translation MKKASSILLLLFLSMISFGQNVQKIELNKNYSDVKLNKSANLKYTLHFEKNGVYKISVLQKGIDVVLVLTDKSNKKLVEKDSPNGQNGLETFDFTSNETNDFYLAINRLDENGNPAEGKVSITIKQFSKSELKEIAKIKKELEPENKKNIQTLDIDHFWEAFDNLKKCKSRNDSIASFQKLYLDRATNGLEDFIKERNFTAEKFVNAVSTMPKFYNSIRKNTYEAKKAVPVIDEVVLKFKEIYPNFKPFKVCFAIGLVSTGGTVSDNFLLIGTEISASTKDTDLSEFNNNALSKVLGSGDNVIQKIKNFVSHEYVHTQQISSGDKNAIRCDLLYAVMQEGFCDFIGELTTGSKINKVAQEYGDKHEKELWKEFKNELCNENIKNWLYNYSTVKDKPADLGYYIGYKIAKEYYNNATDKKQAVIDIIEMKDPIKFLQISKYDQKEKK, via the coding sequence ATGAAAAAAGCATCCTCAATTCTATTATTATTGTTTTTATCAATGATATCTTTTGGACAAAATGTTCAAAAAATTGAATTAAATAAAAATTATTCAGACGTAAAACTTAATAAAAGTGCAAATTTAAAATACACCCTACATTTTGAGAAAAATGGAGTCTATAAAATTTCGGTTTTACAAAAAGGAATTGACGTGGTTTTAGTTCTAACTGATAAATCGAATAAAAAACTCGTAGAAAAAGATTCACCAAATGGACAAAATGGTTTAGAAACCTTTGATTTTACTTCAAATGAAACAAATGATTTTTACTTAGCAATAAATAGACTTGACGAAAATGGAAATCCGGCTGAAGGCAAAGTTTCAATTACCATTAAACAATTTTCAAAATCAGAACTAAAAGAAATTGCAAAAATCAAAAAAGAGCTTGAACCAGAAAACAAAAAAAATATTCAAACATTGGATATTGACCATTTTTGGGAAGCATTTGACAATTTGAAAAAATGCAAATCACGAAATGACAGTATTGCATCATTTCAGAAACTATATTTAGACAGGGCGACTAACGGTCTTGAAGATTTTATAAAAGAGAGAAATTTTACCGCTGAAAAATTTGTAAATGCTGTCTCAACAATGCCTAAATTTTACAATTCTATCAGAAAAAATACTTACGAAGCAAAAAAGGCTGTTCCGGTAATTGACGAAGTTGTTTTAAAATTTAAAGAAATTTACCCTAACTTCAAACCTTTTAAAGTTTGCTTTGCTATTGGTTTAGTCAGTACAGGAGGAACTGTATCTGACAATTTTTTATTAATTGGCACAGAAATTTCTGCATCAACAAAAGACACAGATTTGTCTGAATTTAATAATAATGCACTTAGTAAAGTTTTGGGAAGCGGTGATAATGTTATTCAAAAAATAAAGAATTTTGTGTCACACGAATATGTGCATACGCAACAAATTAGTTCAGGTGATAAAAACGCAATAAGATGCGACCTTTTATATGCCGTTATGCAAGAAGGATTTTGTGATTTCATTGGTGAACTTACAACTGGCAGCAAAATAAATAAAGTTGCACAAGAATATGGAGATAAGCATGAAAAAGAACTTTGGAAAGAGTTTAAAAATGAATTATGTAATGAAAATATTAAGAATTGGCTTTACAACTATTCTACCGTTAAAGACAAGCCAGCGGATTTAGGTTATTACATAGGATATAAAATCGCAAAAGAATATTATAACAATGCAACAGACAAAAAACAAGCAGTAATTGATATAATAGAAATGAAAGATCCAATAAAGTTTTTACAAATAAGTAAATACGACCAAAAGGAAAAAAAATAA
- a CDS encoding phosphotransferase: MTTFPVIASTISEKDLGNFIIEKYNLNSNFECKLFRTGVNHTYFISDSNTKYVVRVYCHNWRSKTEIKEELELLKILKNNNLSISFPISDKNDELIQEINAPEGIRYVVLFSFANGEKKRFMTNENCFAVGSLIAKIHNITASKKIDRVNYNSEILLKKSYNYLKPFFTEDLSEMKFLKEIGEKISKTFQESNLEDNQKGIVHLDIWYDNFSINAENEITIFDFDNCGNGLLILDVGYFCKQLFFIEQDKNQYELKVKSFLEGYKEFRELSDKEINLIPETGASIFIFYLGVQAQRFDWSNIFLTENYLKMFVGRIKDWVDYYKIQKN; the protein is encoded by the coding sequence ATGACAACATTCCCAGTAATTGCTTCTACAATATCAGAAAAAGATTTAGGCAATTTTATAATAGAAAAATACAACCTAAATAGCAATTTTGAATGTAAATTATTTAGAACTGGAGTAAATCACACATATTTCATTTCAGACTCAAACACAAAATATGTTGTTAGAGTTTACTGTCATAATTGGAGAAGTAAAACTGAAATCAAGGAAGAATTAGAACTCTTAAAAATACTCAAAAACAACAACCTTTCTATTTCATTTCCAATCTCTGATAAAAACGATGAATTAATTCAAGAAATTAATGCTCCTGAAGGAATTCGGTATGTTGTACTATTTTCATTTGCAAATGGTGAAAAAAAACGATTTATGACAAATGAGAATTGCTTTGCTGTTGGTTCTCTTATTGCTAAAATTCATAATATAACGGCAAGCAAAAAAATCGATAGAGTGAATTATAATTCTGAAATACTTTTAAAAAAATCATATAATTATTTAAAACCATTTTTCACCGAAGATTTAAGTGAAATGAAATTCCTAAAAGAAATTGGTGAAAAAATATCAAAAACCTTTCAAGAGAGCAATTTAGAAGATAACCAAAAAGGAATTGTTCATCTTGATATTTGGTATGACAATTTCAGTATAAATGCAGAAAATGAAATAACTATATTTGACTTTGATAATTGCGGAAATGGATTACTTATTTTAGATGTTGGGTATTTCTGCAAACAATTATTCTTCATCGAACAAGACAAAAATCAATACGAATTAAAAGTCAAAAGTTTTCTTGAAGGTTACAAAGAATTCAGAGAATTATCTGATAAAGAGATAAACTTAATTCCAGAAACTGGAGCATCAATTTTTATTTTTTATCTTGGTGTTCAAGCTCAAAGATTTGATTGGTCAAATATATTTCTGACTGAAAACTATCTTAAAATGTTTGTTGGAAGAATAAAAGATTGGGTTGATTATTATAAAATCCAAAAGAATTAG